A genomic region of Sander lucioperca isolate FBNREF2018 chromosome 6, SLUC_FBN_1.2, whole genome shotgun sequence contains the following coding sequences:
- the LOC116050270 gene encoding histone H2A-like, which translates to MSGRGKTGGKARAKAKTRSSRAGLQFPVGRVHRLLRKGNYAQRVGAGAPVYLAAVLEYLTAEILELAGNAARDNKKTRIIPRHLQLAVRNDEELNKLLGGVTIAQGGVLPNIQAVLLPKKTEKPAKK; encoded by the coding sequence ATGTCTGGAAGGGGAAAAACCGGAGGAAAAGCCAGAGCGAAGGCAAAGACCCGCTCTTCTCGTGCCGGGCTCCAGTTCCCAGTCGGCCGTGTTCACAGGCTGCTCCGCAAAGGAAACTACGCTCAGCGTGTGGGAGCCGGCGCCCCCGTCTATCTGGCGGCTGTGCTGGAGTACCTGACCGCTGAGATCCTGGAGCTGGCTGGAAACGCTGCCCGCGACAACAAGAAGACCCGTATCATCCCCCGTCACCTGCAGCTGGCTGTTCGCAACGACGAGGAGCTCAACAAGCTGCTGGGTGGAGTGACCATCGCTCAGGGTGGAGTGCTGCCCAACATCCAGGCCGTCCTGCTGCCCAAGAAGACCGAGAAGCCCGCCAAGAAGTAA
- the LOC116050281 gene encoding histone H4 has product MSGRGKGGKGLGKGGAKRHRKVLRDNIQGITKPAIRRLARRGGVKRISGLIYEETRGVLKVFLENVIRDAVTYTEHAKRKTVTAMDVVYALKRQGRTLYGFGG; this is encoded by the coding sequence ATGTCAGGTAGAGGAAAGGGAGGCAAAGGACTCGGTAAAGGAGGCGCTAAGCGTCACCGTAAAGTTCTCCGTGATAATATCCAGGGAATCACCAAACCCGCCATCCGCCGTCTGGCTCGCCGCGGTGGAGTAAAGCGTATCTCCGGTCTGATCTACGAGGAGACCCGCGGTGTGCTGAAGGTGTTCCTGGAGAACGTGATCCGTGATGCCGTCACCTACACCGAGCACGCCAAGAGGAAGACGGTGACTGCCATGGATGTGGTGTACGCTCTGAAGAGACAGGGTCGCACCCTTTACGGCTTCGGAGGTTAA
- the LOC116050261 gene encoding histone H1-like gives MSFISPASCLRVNSRLLTRQRKTDMAEEAPAAPAAKAPAKAPKKKAAPRAKSDGPSLPKLILDAVTESKDRKGTSLPAIKKTLATKGIDLEKANKRINTAVKKLVTDGKLVQNKGIGASGSFKLPKAQPKAAKTAKKAPVKVKKPAAKSPQKKTAAKKTAVKKTAAKKTAVKKPAAKKPAAKKSPVKKAAKKPAVKSTPKKAAPKKVAKKKTPLKKAPAKKAAAKKTKK, from the coding sequence ATGAGCTTTATAAGTCCCGCCTCCTGCCTGAGAGTGAACAGCAGACTGTTAACgcgacagagaaagacagacatggCAGAAGAAGCTCCAGCAGCTCCCGCGGCGAAAGCCCCGGCCAAAGCTCCCAAGAAGAAGGCAGCTCCCCGGGCAAAGAGTGACGGACCCTCCCTCCCGAAGCTTATCCTTGACGCCGTGACTGAGTCCAAGGACCGTAAAGGCACCTCGCTTCCGGCTATCAAAAAGACGTTGGCCACCAAAGGTATCGACCTGGAGAAGGCCAACAAACGCATCAACACCGCGGTGAAGAAGCTGGTGACCGACGGAAAGCTGGTCCAGAATAAAGGGATTGGGGCTTCCGGATCCTTCAAGCTCCCCAAGGCTCAGCCTAAAGCCGCCAAAACGGCCAAGAAAGCTCCCGTTAAAGTGAAGAAACCCGCTGCCAAGTCCCCGCAGAAGAAAACAGCGGCTAAGAAAACAGCAGTAAAGAAGACGGCAGCTAAGAAAACCGCCGTTAAGAAACCAGCAGCCAAGAAACCAGCAGCCAAGAAGTCTCCTGTGAAGAAAGCTGCCAAAAAGCCAGCAGTCAAATCTACTCCAAAGAAGGCTGCCCCGAAAAAGGTCGCCAAGAAGAAGACCCCTTTGAAGAAAGCTCCGGCAAAGAAAGCTGCAGCGAAGAAGACCAAGAAGTAA
- the LOC116050278 gene encoding histone H2B 1/2-like, which produces MSKKGSKKAVFKTAAKTSKKKRKTRKESYAIYVYKLLKQVHPDTGIFSKAMGIMNSFVSDIFERIAGEASRLAHYNKRSTITSREIQTAVRLLLPGELAKHAVSEGTKAVTKYTSSK; this is translated from the coding sequence ATGTCCAAGAAGGGCTCAAAGAAGGCCGTGTTCAAGACCGCAGCCAAGACTagcaagaagaagagaaagaccaGGAAGGAGAGCTACGCCATTTACGTGTACAAGCTGCTGAAGCAGGTCCATCCAGACACCGGCATCTTCTCCAAGGCCATGGGCATCATGAACTCGTTTGTGAGCGACATCTTTGAGCGCATCGCCGGTGAGGCCTCCCGTCTGGCTCACTACAACAAGCGCTCCACCATCACTTCCAGGGAGATTCAGACCGCCGtgaggctgctgctgcccgGGGAGCTGGCCAAGCACGCCGTGTCTGAGGGCACCAAGGCCGTCACCAAGTACACCAGCTCCAAGTAA
- the LOC116050275 gene encoding histone H2B-like, whose protein sequence is MPAEATVKAPKKGSKKAVTKTAAKGGKKRRKSRKESYAIYVYKVLKQVHPDTGISSKAMGIMNSFVSDIFERIAGEASRLAHYNKRSTITSREIQTAVRLLLPGELAKHAVSEGTKAVTKYTSSK, encoded by the coding sequence ATGCCGGCAGAAGCCACCGTGAAAGCGCCCAAGAAGGGCTCCAAGAAAGCCGTGACTAAGACCGCAGCCAAGGGCGGCAAGAAGAGGCGAaagagcaggaaggagagctatGCCATCTACGTGTACAAGGTGCTGAAACAGGTCCACCCCGACACCGGCATTTCTTCCAAGGCCATGGGCATCATGAACTCGTTTGTGAGCGACATCTTTGAGCGCATCGCCGGTGAGGCTTCCCGTCTGGCTCACTACAACAAGCGCTCCACCATCACTTCCAGGGAGATCCAGACCGCCGtgaggctgctgctgcccgGGGAGCTGGCAAAGCACGCCGTGTCTGAGGGCACCAAGGCTGTCACCAAGTACACCAGCTCCAAGTAA
- the LOC116050266 gene encoding histone H3 → MARTKQTARKSTGGKAPRKQLATKAARKSAPATGGVKKPHRYRPGTVALREIRRYQKSTELLIRKLPFQRLVREIAQDFKTDLRFQSSAVMALQEASEAYLVGLFEDTNLCAIHAKRVTIMPKDIQLARRIRGERA, encoded by the coding sequence ATGgcaagaaccaagcagaccgcTCGTAAATCTACCGGAGGCAAAGCCCCCAGGAAGCAGCTGGCCACCAAGGCTGCCCGTAAGAGCGCCCCGGCCACCGGCGGCGTGAAGAAACCTCACCGTTACAGGCCCGGTACCGTGGCTCTGAGAGAGATCCGTCGCTACCAGAAATCCACCGAGCTGCTGATCCGCAAGCTGCCCTTCCAGCGCCTGGTCAGAGAAATCGCTCAGGACTTCAAGACCGACCTGCGCTTCCAGAGCTCCGCCGTCATGGCTCTGCAGGAGGCCAGTGAGGCTTACCTGGTCGGTCTGTTCGAGGACACCAACCTGTGCGCCATCCACGCCAAGAGGGTCACCATCATGCCCAAAGACATCCAGCTGGCCCGCCGCATCCGCGGAGAGAGGGCTTAA
- the LOC116050279 gene encoding histone H4, with protein MSGRGKGGKGLGKGGAKRHRKVLRDNIQGITKPAIRRLARRGGVKRISGLIYEETRGVLKVFLENVIRDAVTYTEHAKRKTVTAMDVVYALKRQGRTLYGFGG; from the coding sequence ATGTCCGGAAGAGGAAAGGGAGGCAAAGGACTTGGTAAAGGAGGCGCTAAGCGTCACCGTAAAGTTCTCCGTGATAACATCCAGGGCATCACCAAACCCGCCATCCGCCGTCTGGCTCGCCGCGGTGGAGTGAAGCGTATCTCCGGTCTGATCTACGAGGAGACCCGCGGTGTGCTGAAGGTGTTCCTGGAGAACGTGATCCGTGATGCCGTCACCTACACCGAGCACGCCAAGAGGAAGACGGTGACCGCCATGGATGTGGTGTACGCTCTGAAGAGGCAGGGCCGCACTCTGTACGGCTTCGGAGGTTAA